One window from the genome of Hydra vulgaris chromosome 02, alternate assembly HydraT2T_AEP encodes:
- the LOC136077137 gene encoding uncharacterized protein LOC136077137, whose protein sequence is MSICVRSIFENFIIYEDFLGLNAVDATDTSKRLVRFKKLQCNILDKDVKQINLSAPCSTRFTVRTKSNGSILINFHVIVLELQEITESNDPNRAKAEGLLDKLLSFKLYFGPCLAYEVFATVEQVSQHMQSAEIDAQTIASSTMLLKNHISSMGLETRFKSFFESCVNEGVHLKFGYNYLMLLCLANV, encoded by the exons ATGTCTATATGTGTTcgatcaatttttgaaaattttataatatacgAAGATTTTCTTGGTCTCAATGCAGTTGATGCTACCGACA cttcaaaGAGACTGgtaaggtttaaaaaattacaatgcaATATACTTGACAAAGATGTCAAGCAAATCAATTTAAGTGCTCCTTGTTCAACTCGTTTTACCGTGAGAACCAAATCAAATGGTTCAATTCTGATAAATTTTCATGTAATTGTTTTAGAGCTTCAAGAAATTACTGAATCAAATGATCCTAACAGAGCTAAAGCAGAAGGTTTActtgataaattattatcatttaaattatattttgggCCTTGCCTGGCTTATGAGGTGTTTGCAACAGTAGAGCAAGTCTCTCAACATATGCAATCTGCTGAAATAGATGCTCAAACAATTGCTTCATcaacaatgttattaaaaaatcatatatcaTCTATGGGATTAGAAACacgttttaaatcattttttgaatcttgtGTTAATGAAGGAGttcatttaaaatttggttACAATTACCTCATGCTTCTTTGCCTCGCCAACGTTTAA